One genomic region from Anolis sagrei isolate rAnoSag1 chromosome 7, rAnoSag1.mat, whole genome shotgun sequence encodes:
- the CIAO1 gene encoding probable cytosolic iron-sulfur protein assembly protein CIAO1 — translation MKDSLVLLSRIAAHPDSRCWFLAWNPTGTLLASCGGDRSIRIWGKEGDAWLCKSVLGEGHQRTVRKVAWSPCGNYLASASFDATTCIWKKNQEDFECVATLEGHENEVKSVAWAPSGSLLATCSRDKSVWVWEVDEEDEYECMSVLNSHTQDVKHVAWHPNQELLASASYDDTVKLYREEEDDWVCFATLEGHESTVWSLAFDPSGDRLASCSDDRTVRIWRQYKPGNAQGVVCCGTDPTWKCVCTLSGFHTRTIYDVAWCHLTGALATACGDDSIRVFEEEPSSDPQQPTFNLVAHVARAHSQDVNCVAWNPKEKGLLASCSDEGDIAFWQYQHPEA, via the exons ATGAAAGATTCCTTGGTGCTCCTGTCCCGCATTGCTGCGCATCCGGACTCCCGCTGCTGGTTCCTGGCCTGGAACCCAACGGGGACCCTCTTGGCTTCCTGCGGAGGGGACCGCAGCATCCGCATCTGGGGCAAAGAAG GAGATGCCTGGCTGTGCAAGTCTGTCTTGGGCGAAGGGCACCAGCGGACAGTCCGGAAGGTGGCCTGGTCACCTTGTGGCAACTATCTTGCCTCAGCCAGCTTTGATGCCACCACCTGCATTTGGAAGAAGAACCAGGAGGACTTCGAG TGTGTTGCAACCCTGGAGGGCCATGAGAACGAGGTGAAGTCTGTGGCCTGGGCTCCGTCTGGCTCTCTCTTGGCCACCTGCAGCCGGGACAAGAGCGTCTGGGTTTGGGAAG TGGATGAAGAAGATGAGTACGAGTGCATGAGCGTGCTGAATTCCCACACGCAGGACGTCAAGCATGTGGCCTGGCATCCCAACCAGGAG TTGTTGGCCTCGGCCAGCTACGACGACACGGTGAAGTTGTACCGGGAGGAAGAGGACGACTGGGTGTGCTTTGCCACCCTGGAGGGTCACGAGTCCACCGTCTGGAGCCTGGCCTTCGACCCCAGCGGGGACCGGCTGGCCTCCTGCAGCGACGACAGGACCGTCCGCATTTGGCGCCAGTACAAGCCGGGCAACGCGCAAG GGGTGGTCTGCTGCGGCACCGATCCCACCTGGAAGTGCGTCTGCACCCTTTCCGGCTTCCACACAAGGACCATCTACGACGTGGCATG GTGCCACTTGACGGGCGCCTTGGCCACCGCTTGCGGGGACGACTCCATCCGGGTATTTGAGGAGGAGCCCAGCTCGGACCCCCAGCAGCCCACTTTCAACCTGGTGGCCCACGTGGCCCGGGCCCATTCCCAGGATGTCAACTGCGTGGCTTGGAACCCCAAGGAGAAAGGCTTGCTAGCTTCCTGCAGCGATGAGGGAGACATCGCGTTCTGGCAATACCAGCACCCCGAGGCCTGA
- the TMEM127 gene encoding transmembrane protein 127: protein MYTPSGSVLPGGRRRRGQDGSTLPKQPERSLASALPGALSITALCTALAEPAWLRIHGGTCARQELGVADVLGYVDPELLKDYCMNPQTVLLLRVIAAFCFLGIVCSLSAFLLDVFGPKHPALKITRRYAFAHILTVLQCATVIGFCYWASELILAQQQQHKKYHGSQVYVTFAVSFYLVAGAGGASILATAANLLRHYPTEEEEQALELLSEMEENEPYPAEYEVINQFQPPPAYTP from the exons ATGTACACCCCTAGTGGCTCGGTGCTGCCTGGTGGGCGCCGGCGGAGAGGCCAGGATGGGAGCACCTTGCCAAAGCAGCCGGAGAGGAGCCTGGCTTCGGCTTTGCCTGGCGCACTCTCCATCACTGCCCTTTGCACTGCACTGGCGGAGCCTGCCTGGCTACGGATTCATGGGGGCACTTGCGCGCGCCAGGAGCTGGGCGTCGCTGATGTGCTCGGATACGTTGACCCCGAGTTACTCAAAG ACTACTGCATGAACCCCCAGACAGTGCTCCTGCTTCGGGTCATTGCTGCTTTCTGCTTCTTGGGAATCGTCTGCAGTCTTTCGGCCTTCCTCTTGGATGTGTTTGGACCCAAGCATCCTGCACTGAAGATCACACGACGTTATGCGTTTGCCCACATCCTCACAG TCTTGCAGTGCGCCACGGTGATCGGGTTCTGCTACTGGGCCTCGGAGTTGATCCtggcgcagcagcagcagcacaaaaAGTACCACGGCTCCCAGGTGTACGTCACCTTTGCCGTCAGCTTCTACCTGGTGGCCGGAGCGGGCGGGGCCTCCATCCTGGCCACGGCGGCCAACCTGCTGCGCCACTACCCCACTGAGGAAGAGGAGCAGGCCTTGGAGCTCCTCTCTGAGATGGAGGAAAACGAACCTTACCCAGCGGAGTATGAAGTGATCAACCAGTTCCAGCCTCCTCCGGCCTACACGCCGTAA